In Mustela nigripes isolate SB6536 chromosome 10, MUSNIG.SB6536, whole genome shotgun sequence, one DNA window encodes the following:
- the F11R gene encoding junctional adhesion molecule A isoform X1, with product MGTEARAGRKQLLLFTSVILCSALSRGAVYTSDREVSVAENKPAKLSCSYSGFSSPRVEWKFAQGDITSLVCYNNKITASYEDRVTFSHSGITFHSVTRKDTGTYTCMVSDEGGNTYGEVTVKLVVLVPPSKPTVSIPSSATIGSRAVLTCSEKDGSPPSEFSWYKDGVMMPTDPKSSRAFSNSSYSLDHKTGELVFNPVSASDSGEYMCQAQNGHGTPMRSDAVRMEAAELNVGGIVAAVLVTLILLGFLILGIWFAYRRGYFDRPRVRRRFTASPVPAAKGSSDRLRRSWCDPGPAHLLSSVLALRWCYQTLAHDICTFTECLTCLLAPQGSPLLS from the exons GCTCGGCGCTGAGCAGGGGGGCGGTGTACACGTCGGATCGGGAAGTCTCCGTTGCTGAGAACAAAC CCGCCAAGCTGTCCTGCTCCTACTCCGGCTTCTCCTCTCCCCGCGTGGAGTGGAAGTTTGCCCAAGGTGACATCACCAGCCTCGTCTGCTATAACAACAAGATCACAG CTTCCTATGAGGACCGAGTTACCTTCTCACACAGTGGCATCACTTTCCATTCTGTGACCCGGAAAGACACGGGCACGTATACGTGTATGGTCTCCGACGAAGGCGGCAACACCTATGGGGAGGTCACCGTCAAGCTCGTCGTGCTTG TGCCTCCATCCAAGCCTACTGTCAGCATCCCGTCCTCGGCCACCATCGGGAGTCGGGCAGTGCTGACCTGCTCGGAGAAGGACGGCTCTCCCCCGTCCGAGTTCTCCTGGTACAAGGATGGGGTCATGATGCCCACGGACCCCAAGAGCAGCCGCGCCTTCAGCAACTCCTCCTATAGCCTGGATCACAAGACCGGGGAGCTG GTCTTCAACCCCGTGTCAGCCTCTGACTCTGGCGAGTACATGTGTCAGGCACAGAACGGCCACGGGACCCCCATGCGGTCAGACGCTGTGCGCATGGAGGCCG CGGAGTTGAACGTGGGGGGCATCGTGGCAGCTGTCCTTGTGACGCTCATTCTCcttggattcttgattttgggCATCTGGTTCGCCTATAGACGAGGCTACTTTGACA GACCTCGAGTAAGAAGGCGATTTACAGCCAGCCCAGTGCCCGCAGCGAA GGGGAGTTCAGACAGACTTCGTCGTTCCTGGTGTGACCCTGGTCCAGCTCACCTCCTGTCCTCTGTGCTTGCCTTACGCTGGTGCTACCAGACTCTGGCCCATGATATCTGTACTTTCACAGAATGCCTTACGTGTCTTCTAGCCCCACAAGGGTCCCCACTTTTATCTTAG
- the F11R gene encoding junctional adhesion molecule A isoform X2, whose amino-acid sequence MGTEARAGRKQLLLFTSVILCSALSRGAVYTSDREVSVAENKPAKLSCSYSGFSSPRVEWKFAQGDITSLVCYNNKITASYEDRVTFSHSGITFHSVTRKDTGTYTCMVSDEGGNTYGEVTVKLVVLVPPSKPTVSIPSSATIGSRAVLTCSEKDGSPPSEFSWYKDGVMMPTDPKSSRAFSNSSYSLDHKTGELVFNPVSASDSGEYMCQAQNGHGTPMRSDAVRMEAAELNVGGIVAAVLVTLILLGFLILGIWFAYRRGYFDRTKKGTSSKKAIYSQPSARSEGEFRQTSSFLV is encoded by the exons GCTCGGCGCTGAGCAGGGGGGCGGTGTACACGTCGGATCGGGAAGTCTCCGTTGCTGAGAACAAAC CCGCCAAGCTGTCCTGCTCCTACTCCGGCTTCTCCTCTCCCCGCGTGGAGTGGAAGTTTGCCCAAGGTGACATCACCAGCCTCGTCTGCTATAACAACAAGATCACAG CTTCCTATGAGGACCGAGTTACCTTCTCACACAGTGGCATCACTTTCCATTCTGTGACCCGGAAAGACACGGGCACGTATACGTGTATGGTCTCCGACGAAGGCGGCAACACCTATGGGGAGGTCACCGTCAAGCTCGTCGTGCTTG TGCCTCCATCCAAGCCTACTGTCAGCATCCCGTCCTCGGCCACCATCGGGAGTCGGGCAGTGCTGACCTGCTCGGAGAAGGACGGCTCTCCCCCGTCCGAGTTCTCCTGGTACAAGGATGGGGTCATGATGCCCACGGACCCCAAGAGCAGCCGCGCCTTCAGCAACTCCTCCTATAGCCTGGATCACAAGACCGGGGAGCTG GTCTTCAACCCCGTGTCAGCCTCTGACTCTGGCGAGTACATGTGTCAGGCACAGAACGGCCACGGGACCCCCATGCGGTCAGACGCTGTGCGCATGGAGGCCG CGGAGTTGAACGTGGGGGGCATCGTGGCAGCTGTCCTTGTGACGCTCATTCTCcttggattcttgattttgggCATCTGGTTCGCCTATAGACGAGGCTACTTTGACA GAACAAAGAAAGG GACCTCGAGTAAGAAGGCGATTTACAGCCAGCCCAGTGCCCGCAGCGAA GGGGAGTTCAGACAGACTTCGTCGTTCCTGGTGTGA